The Vicia villosa cultivar HV-30 ecotype Madison, WI linkage group LG1, Vvil1.0, whole genome shotgun sequence genome includes a region encoding these proteins:
- the LOC131604967 gene encoding uncharacterized protein LOC131604967, which translates to MEEVINEQSSVEVTGNSASRSKLLRYPLRSSNKAKEMKPDSSNSTNPSESKRGRNTPSVSKSVGVLDFSSKGKSSSAKPPRRLSNPVKASPTPSPKAVGNITPISETRSRRSGNSQGPQTRVQTPVSDIFRSTARKFSLLSSASYWLNQIKLSESAAKHSISLGFFKLALEAGCEPFQKLQDELKSYLRRHTLDEHGELVKELVESYNIAETVEQSQVSETIEQPQVSESISQMPEEGTRSTDDEVQKSSSSTMGTGKLTPKCLNTNSPQITTPPVTITEPTKKETNQKKNLGSKLRENLKMNSANSKPASDSRNLRSVKKSEKPSKLETSKSGVKKRGKKTDAKEVSVSPPTTRAGEKENMDVRSTDDDLIEAV; encoded by the exons ATGGAAGAAGTTATCAACGAACAGTCATCAGTTGAAGTTACTG GGAACTCTGCATCGAGATCTAAACTTCTGAGATATCCGCTGCGTTCGTCTAATAAAGCGAAGGAAATGAAGCCAGATTCATCTAATAGCACCAATCCTTCTGAATCGAAGAG AGGAAGAAACACTCCCAGCGTAAGCAAAAGTGTGGGAGTTCTTGATTTCTCTAGCAAGGGAAAATCTTCAAGTGCTAAACCGCCAAGAAGGCTCTCCAATCCTGTCAAGGCATCTCCCACTCCAAGTCCAAAGGCAGTTGGCAACATAACCCCAATCTCAGAGACAAGATCAAGGAGGTCTGGGAATAGCCAAGGACCTCAAACCAGAGTCCAAACACCTGTTTCTGACATTTTTAGATCAACTGCTCGGAAGTTTAGTCTGTTGTCTTCTGCTTCATATTGGCTGAACCAAATTAAGCTGTCTGAAAGTGCGGCCAAGCACAGCATTTCTCTTGGTTTCTTCAAATTAGCCTTGGAGGCAGGATGTGAG CCCTTCCAGAAATTACAAGATGAGCTGAAGTCTTATTTGCGCCGACACACGCTTGATGAACATGGAGAACTAGTGAAGGAACTGGTAGAAAGCTATAACATTGCAGAAACAGTAGAACAATCTCAAGTTTCTGAAACCATAGAACAACCTCAAGTTTCTGAAAGTATTTCACAGATGCCAGAAGAGGGAACTCGATCTACTGATGATGAAGTGCAGAAGTCCTCTTCTTCTACCATGGGTACTGGTAAACTAACCCCAAAATGCTTAAACACCAATTCTCCTCAAATTACCACGCCTCCTGTTACCATCACAGAGCCAACCAAGAAGGAAACCAACCAAAAGAAAAATCTTGGATCCAAGTTGAGAGAAAATCTCAAAATGAACTCTGCAAATTCAAAACCTGCTTCTGATAGCAGGAATCTTAGGTCAGTTAAAAAGTCAGAGAAGCCTAGTAAGCTTGAAACCAGTAAGAGTGGAGTCAAGAAACGTGGAAAAAAAACTGATGCTAAAGAAG TTTCTGTTAGTCCTCCTACTACACGTGCT